AAGACAGTGGACTTTACTGGTTGAGTTAGGGTCTAAAAATTAGAGAATCGAATGATGTAATAATAACATCATAGATACGGTttaattatgtaaaataaaattatataactaaaggtttaataaaatatatttgtaataaATGTGAGGAACCATTTCTATCTTTCCATGTGTGAGGGAACAAAAAATAACGTTTTATAAATGTGAGAGACCATTTTACATCTTTTCATATATGATGGACCAAAAAAGGACTTGTTACAAATATGAGGGACAATTTCATTGATTTTCCCGTTCAAGTAAACAACGAATTATGCTGTTACTtcgctgtttttctttctttttttttaagatacAATGTACAATGTAAAATTGTAAAGATACAACGTCCGAATATACATTTTGAAATCAGTGAcctcaaacttttttttttaactgtaagtgtatataagatttactcttataaagattaatttttcctacactaatagtgtatacactatcagcattagatgaaagacaactatataaaatttaaatttgaaatttaacttttgtacACATATCATGAATCAAAcgatgatagtatatacactatcagtgtatataagatttactcttgtaaggattaatttttcctacactaacagtgtatacattatcaccatttaatttatgatatgtGTATAAGAGtaaaatcttatatacactgacaatgtatGAACTATCACCATTTAATTTATATTGATAATGGTCCAAGTCGGGCTCCCAATTATTTGCGGCTAAGTGGGCCGATTTTGGGTTAGTCCGGCCCTATTAACAATCCTATTTCTCGGTAACCGCCTACACGATGCCTTAATAGAAATTTTTTGCCCTCCATTCCCAAATTTCCCAATTCTGCAATTTCCTAAACCCTAGAAATCATTTTCGACGTCGATTCTCCTCTCTTCTGAGAAGATGGCGACAATCAGCTTAAGGAAGGGCAACACAAGGCTTCCACCAGAGGTGAACAGAGTTCTCTACGTCCGAAACCTTCCGTTCAACATCACCAGCGAGGAAATGTACGATATATTCGGGAAATACGGTGCCATCCGGCAGATTCGAATCGGCACGAACAAGGATACTCGCGGCACCGCTTTCGTTGTTTATGAAGATATCTATGATGCTAAAACCGCCGTCGACCACTTGTCTGGCTTCAATGTCGCCAACAGATACCTCATCGTTCTCTACTATCAGCAAGCTAAGATGAGCAAGAAGTTTGatcagaagaagaaagaagaagagattATTAAGTTGCAAGAGAAGTATGGGGTTGGTCTGGCCGCTAAAGATAAGTAGATAGCCGAATtagcttttcttccttttaaTTTAGGGTTTTTACGGAATTGATGTACTTTTTTTTGGGGAGTGGGGGGGTGGGTGGGTGTGGTGGTTGGGTGAATCACTGTTATCTGGTGTTTCTGTTAATGTGATATTTGTATTACAATTTTCTGGATATGAtactgaatttcttggtgtcTATATTTGAATCACCCAGTGCTATATATGGTAtagttaaatatatatatatatatctatatctgataaaattttatttgttcGTAGAGTAACTGAGCTTGATATACGCTCTTGAAGAATTATATGCAGAGCGAGATCATCAAGCACGGTAAAGAAAGTTTCAGAGATATGTAATCAatcccaaaaaatttttttaaaaaaaatctaatcaTCTGTACAAATAATTGGTGGTTTGAATGTGCAGCTTGTACTTTTGCTTCTTCGATTATGACTAAGTTTTATGGTTAAAATTGTGTTGCTGGTGTTGATTGTTGTTTTGTCGCTTTTAGTAGAGAGAGAAATGTTTTGCAAGATTAGTTGTTTggcagttatgaagcaaatacCAAGATGCATTCAGGGCTCTTGGGATAACCTATGACTGCAGAAGAGTGCTTGAGATGATGATGAAAAACCTGTACAAAAGGGGGAAGGTATCATCAGCATTTCAGGTTTTAAAACTAATGGAGAAACAGGGTCGCTACAAGAGCTTGTAGCCATAAAACTCTGATTTTGCACTCTGGGAAGCAAAAGTTGAATATTTGAACTTGTGGACTGACAGATGAGGTGAGAGAGAGGTGTTTTTAACTATATTTTAACTTACAACACTGTAACAAGTTGCTTTTGTGAAGTGGGAAGAATAGAAGAAGCTACTTCTCCTTTAGAGGACATGTTATGAATACAGCTCCCAAGTATTAACTTGTTCAAGTTGTTTATATAAGCCTGTTGCAAAGTTGGTAAATTTATGCTCACTCAATAAAATGATTGCTTATGGGTATGGGTTTGATCCTGTGTGGTTTATGCCAGTGGTTGATGCATTAACATGCATATAGCTGCAGAAGACAGGGTGATAAACAAGGTTTTCTAGCAGCCGGGCTGATAAATTTGAATGGTGATGTCTGTCATGGTGTTGGCTTCTATGATGCTTGCACTTTAAATCTTTGGCCTAATCTAGTTTTTATAGTATTGCTGCTGGAATTGGGATGTTTTGCAAGGGATTAACCCCTTGACTAAGCAGTCCATTTCTTCCCATCTCCCAGACGCCGTTTTTGGTTGAGGGTGATGGCAGCATTATTTGTTACCCAAGTGCAGAAGGCAAAGTCAAATCTCTTCTGCCTGGTTTGTGTTTTGCAAGTCCTCAAAGCAGCCTTGGTTTAGGAATCAGGAATGGAATAAGCACCTTCTTCTGGATAGTCTTTCTGTTCACGTAGCGGCTGCTCAAACTCCTTGCTTCTGCCTGATAAATTTTTTCATTGCATGAGGTATTAGCATTGTCTCCAGGTTCTTCTTTTGCGCTAAATGAGGAGAGATCATCTCTTCTTACATTATCAAGTCTCTGCTGCCATTTGAGGTAATGAATATTAGTGGGCTATTGGTGTAACTAAGACACCTATTGCAATT
This sequence is a window from Coffea eugenioides isolate CCC68of chromosome 7, Ceug_1.0, whole genome shotgun sequence. Protein-coding genes within it:
- the LOC113778343 gene encoding splicing factor 3B subunit 6-like protein, producing MATISLRKGNTRLPPEVNRVLYVRNLPFNITSEEMYDIFGKYGAIRQIRIGTNKDTRGTAFVVYEDIYDAKTAVDHLSGFNVANRYLIVLYYQQAKMSKKFDQKKKEEEIIKLQEKYGVGLAAKDK